Proteins from a genomic interval of Erwinia sp. SLM-02:
- the pstB gene encoding phosphate ABC transporter ATP-binding protein PstB: MAVIFEEAETALELDNLSLWYGDKPALNNISLRIPKNRITALIGPSGCGKSTLLRCFNRMNDLIDNCRVEGDIRLHQQSILGHDRDLSVLRRRVGMVFQRPNPFPKTIYDNVVYGLRLQGIRDRRVLDETVERALRAAALWSEVKDNLWQNALTLSSGQQQRLVIARAIAIEPEILLLDEPTSALDPISTLVIEELMSTLKQHFTLVLVTHNMQQAARVSDYTAFMHQGSVVEFGLTDDLFTAPRQRKTEDYITGRFG; this comes from the coding sequence ATGGCTGTTATATTTGAAGAAGCGGAAACCGCGCTTGAGCTGGATAATCTGAGTTTGTGGTACGGGGATAAACCGGCCCTGAACAACATCAGTCTGCGGATACCGAAAAATCGCATCACCGCGCTGATCGGCCCCTCCGGCTGCGGTAAATCGACGCTGCTGCGCTGCTTTAACCGCATGAACGATCTGATCGATAACTGCCGGGTAGAGGGTGACATTCGTCTGCACCAGCAGTCGATCCTCGGCCACGATCGCGATCTGTCGGTGCTGCGTCGCCGCGTTGGGATGGTGTTCCAGCGGCCTAATCCGTTTCCCAAGACCATCTATGACAATGTGGTTTACGGCCTGCGCCTGCAGGGCATCCGCGATCGGCGGGTGCTGGATGAAACGGTAGAGCGAGCGCTGCGTGCCGCGGCGCTGTGGAGCGAGGTGAAGGATAACCTGTGGCAGAATGCGCTGACGCTTTCCAGCGGGCAGCAGCAGCGTTTGGTGATTGCGCGCGCCATCGCCATTGAGCCAGAAATCCTGCTGCTGGATGAGCCCACCTCGGCGCTGGATCCGATTTCAACGCTGGTGATTGAAGAGCTGATGAGTACGCTGAAACAGCACTTCACGCTGGTGCTGGTCACGCACAACATGCAGCAGGCCGCACGCGTATCTGACTATACCGCGTTTATGCATCAGGGGAGCGTGGTGGAGTTTGGCCTGACCGACGATCTGTTTACCGCACCGCGTCAGCGCAAAACCGAAGACTATATTACCGGCCGATTTGGCTAA
- the purN gene encoding phosphoribosylglycinamide formyltransferase, giving the protein MKRIVVLVSGNGSNLQAILDACQQGRINGSVAAVFSNKADAFGLERAREAGVPAHALAASQFADREAFDRQLMLEIDAYAPDLVVLAGYMRILSPAFVQRYAGRMLNIHPSLLPKYPGLHTHRQAIENGDDEHGTSVHFVTEELDGGPVILQAKVPVFREDTEADVTARVQHQEHAIYPLVVSWFIEGRLAMREESAWLDGQPLPAEGHAFE; this is encoded by the coding sequence ATGAAACGTATAGTCGTGCTGGTTTCCGGGAATGGAAGCAACCTACAGGCAATTCTGGACGCCTGTCAGCAGGGGCGGATTAACGGCAGCGTGGCTGCCGTGTTCAGCAACAAAGCCGATGCCTTTGGCCTGGAGCGCGCGCGTGAAGCGGGCGTACCGGCTCATGCGCTGGCCGCTTCTCAGTTTGCCGATCGTGAAGCGTTCGATCGTCAGCTGATGCTGGAAATCGATGCTTACGCCCCTGATCTGGTGGTACTGGCCGGCTATATGCGTATTCTCAGCCCAGCGTTCGTGCAGCGTTACGCCGGACGTATGCTGAATATCCACCCTTCCCTGCTGCCAAAATATCCGGGGCTGCACACTCACCGCCAGGCGATTGAGAATGGCGATGACGAGCACGGCACCTCCGTTCATTTTGTCACCGAGGAGCTGGACGGCGGCCCGGTCATTTTACAGGCGAAAGTTCCGGTCTTTCGTGAAGACACCGAGGCGGACGTCACCGCGCGCGTTCAGCATCAGGAACACGCGATTTATCCGCTGGTGGTCAGTTGGTTCATTGAAGGCCGTCTGGCCATGCGCGAGGAAAGCGCCTGGCTGGATGGACAGCCGCTACCTGCCGAAGGGCATGCGTTTGAATGA
- the ppk1 gene encoding polyphosphate kinase 1 encodes MGQEKLYIEKELSWLSFNERVLQEAADKTNPLIERMRFLGIYSNNLEEFYKVRFADLKRRILIGEEQGSPSTPRHLLKKIQARVLKADQEFDSLYNDLLLEMARNQIFLINERQLSPNQQSWLRHYFKHHLRQHITPILINEDTDLIEFLKDDYTYLAVEIIRGEDFRYALLEIPSDKVPRFVNLPPETPRRRKPMILLDNILRYCLGDIFRGFFDYDALNAYSMKMTRDAEYDLVNEMESSLLELMSSSLKQRLTAEPVRFVYQRDMPDAMVELLRKKLNISNYDSIVPGGRYHNFKDFIGFPNVGKANLVNKPLPQLRHIWFDRFRNGFDAIRNRDVLLYYPYHTFEHVLELLRQASFDPSVLAIKINIYRVAKHSRIMDAMIHAAYNGKKVTVVVELQARFDEEANIHWAKRLTEAGVHVIFSAPGLKIHAKLFLISRRENGEIVRYAHIGTGNFNEKTARIYTDYSLLTADARITNEVRRVFNFIENPYRPVSFEHLMVSPQNSRKMLYQLIDAEIANAQNGIQAGITLKINNLVDKGLVDRLYTASSVGVKVNLLVRGMCSLIPDLEGISENIRVISIVDRYLEHDRVYIFDNGGDKKVFLSSADWMTRNIDYRIEVAVAILDPILKQRVLDIIAILLSDTLKARYVDKELSNRYVPRGNRRKVRAQLAIYDYIKSLEQPD; translated from the coding sequence ATGGGTCAGGAAAAGCTTTACATAGAAAAAGAATTAAGCTGGCTGTCCTTTAACGAGCGAGTGCTACAGGAAGCGGCAGACAAAACCAACCCGCTGATTGAGCGCATGCGTTTTCTGGGGATCTATTCCAATAACCTGGAAGAATTTTATAAAGTTCGCTTTGCCGATTTGAAACGTCGCATCCTGATCGGTGAAGAACAGGGTTCCCCCAGCACGCCGCGCCATTTGCTAAAAAAAATCCAGGCGCGCGTTCTCAAGGCCGATCAGGAGTTCGACAGCCTGTATAACGACCTGCTGCTGGAAATGGCGCGTAATCAGATCTTCCTGATTAACGAACGCCAGCTTTCCCCCAATCAGCAGAGCTGGCTGCGCCACTACTTCAAACACCATCTTCGCCAGCATATTACGCCCATTCTAATCAACGAAGACACCGACCTGATTGAATTCCTCAAGGATGATTACACCTATCTGGCGGTGGAAATTATTCGCGGCGAAGACTTCCGTTATGCCCTGCTGGAAATCCCGTCGGACAAGGTACCGCGCTTCGTTAACCTGCCGCCGGAAACACCGCGCCGCCGCAAGCCAATGATCCTGCTGGATAACATCCTGCGCTACTGCCTGGGTGATATCTTCCGCGGTTTCTTTGACTACGATGCGCTGAACGCTTACTCGATGAAGATGACCCGCGATGCGGAATACGATCTGGTCAACGAGATGGAGTCCAGCCTGCTGGAGCTGATGTCTTCCAGCCTGAAGCAGCGTCTGACCGCCGAGCCGGTGCGCTTTGTCTATCAGCGCGACATGCCCGATGCGATGGTTGAGCTGCTGCGTAAAAAGCTGAACATCTCCAACTACGATTCGATCGTTCCCGGCGGGCGCTATCATAACTTTAAGGACTTCATCGGCTTCCCTAACGTCGGTAAAGCGAACCTGGTCAATAAACCGCTGCCGCAGCTGCGTCATATCTGGTTTGACCGCTTCCGTAACGGCTTTGATGCCATTCGCAATCGCGATGTACTGCTCTACTATCCGTACCACACCTTTGAGCACGTACTGGAGCTGCTGCGCCAGGCCTCGTTTGACCCGTCGGTTTTAGCCATCAAGATCAACATCTACCGCGTGGCTAAGCACTCGCGCATTATGGACGCGATGATTCATGCGGCCTATAACGGCAAGAAAGTCACGGTAGTGGTGGAACTGCAGGCCCGCTTCGATGAAGAGGCGAATATTCACTGGGCGAAGCGCCTGACCGAGGCCGGCGTGCACGTTATCTTCTCCGCGCCGGGCCTGAAGATCCACGCCAAGCTGTTCCTGATTTCACGCCGCGAAAACGGCGAGATCGTCCGCTACGCCCACATCGGTACCGGTAACTTTAACGAAAAAACCGCGCGGATCTACACCGACTATTCGCTGCTGACTGCCGATGCGCGTATCACAAATGAAGTTCGCCGGGTCTTCAACTTTATTGAAAACCCGTATCGTCCGGTAAGTTTTGAACATCTGATGGTGTCGCCGCAGAACTCACGCAAAATGCTGTATCAGCTGATTGATGCCGAGATTGCCAACGCGCAGAACGGCATTCAGGCTGGGATCACCCTCAAGATTAACAACCTGGTCGATAAAGGCCTGGTCGATCGCCTGTATACGGCCTCCAGCGTGGGCGTAAAAGTGAACCTGCTGGTGCGCGGGATGTGCTCGCTGATCCCGGATCTGGAAGGTATCAGCGAAAATATTCGCGTGATCAGCATCGTTGACCGCTATCTGGAACACGATCGCGTCTATATTTTTGATAACGGCGGCGATAAAAAGGTCTTCCTCTCCTCCGCTGACTGGATGACGCGAAATATTGACTACCGTATTGAAGTAGCCGTCGCCATTCTCGATCCTATTCTGAAACAGCGTGTGCTGGATATTATCGCCATTCTGTTAAGTGATACGCTGAAGGCCCGTTATGTCGATAAAGAACTGAGCAACCGCTATGTACCCCGCGGCAACCGCCGTAAGGTTCGCGCGCAGCTGGCTATTTACGATTATATTAAATCTCTTGAGCAACCTGACTGA
- the uraA gene encoding uracil permease, with amino-acid sequence MTRRAIGVHERPPLLQTIPLSFQHLFAMFGATVLVPILFHINPATVLLFNGIGTLLYLFICKGKIPAYLGSSFAFISPVLLLLPLGYEVALGGFIMCGVLFCLVALIVKKAGTGWLDVMFPPAAMGAIVAVIGLELAGVAANMAGLLPADGTSPDSKTIIISMVTLGVTVFGSVLFRGFLAIIPILVGVLAGYALSFFMGIVDWTPVREAHWFALPTFYTPRFEWYAIFTILPAALVVIAEHVGHLVVTANIVKKDLLKDPGLHRSMFANGISTVFSGFFGSTPNTTYGENIGVMAITRVYSTWVIGGAAILAILLSCVGKLAAAIQAVPVPVMGGVSLLLYGVIGASGIRVLIESKVDYNKAQNLILTSVILIIGVSGAKVHIGAAELKGMALATIVGVALSLIFKVISLTRKDEEIIDVVDERSDVK; translated from the coding sequence ATGACGCGTCGCGCAATAGGCGTACACGAGCGGCCACCGCTGCTGCAAACCATTCCACTCAGCTTCCAGCACCTGTTCGCGATGTTCGGTGCCACGGTGCTGGTGCCGATTCTGTTCCACATCAACCCGGCCACGGTGTTGCTGTTTAACGGTATCGGTACGCTGCTGTACCTGTTTATCTGTAAGGGAAAAATTCCGGCCTACCTCGGCTCTAGTTTTGCCTTTATCTCTCCGGTACTGCTGCTGCTGCCGCTGGGGTATGAAGTGGCGCTGGGCGGCTTTATTATGTGCGGCGTGCTGTTCTGCCTGGTGGCGTTGATTGTGAAGAAAGCCGGCACCGGCTGGCTGGACGTGATGTTCCCTCCGGCCGCGATGGGGGCGATTGTTGCGGTGATCGGCCTGGAGCTGGCGGGCGTGGCGGCGAATATGGCCGGCCTGCTGCCCGCCGACGGCACCTCTCCCGACAGTAAAACCATCATCATCTCGATGGTGACGCTGGGCGTGACGGTGTTCGGCTCCGTCCTGTTCCGCGGATTTCTCGCCATTATTCCGATTCTGGTCGGGGTGCTGGCAGGCTACGCGTTATCCTTCTTTATGGGCATCGTTGACTGGACGCCGGTGCGTGAAGCGCACTGGTTTGCGCTGCCAACGTTCTACACCCCGCGCTTCGAATGGTATGCCATCTTTACTATCCTGCCTGCGGCGCTGGTAGTGATTGCCGAGCACGTCGGCCATCTGGTGGTGACGGCGAATATCGTGAAGAAAGACCTGCTGAAAGATCCGGGCCTGCACCGTTCAATGTTTGCCAACGGTATCTCGACCGTTTTCTCCGGTTTCTTCGGTTCAACGCCCAACACCACCTACGGTGAGAATATCGGCGTGATGGCGATTACTCGCGTGTACAGTACCTGGGTGATCGGCGGCGCGGCGATTCTGGCGATCCTGCTCTCCTGCGTGGGTAAACTGGCGGCGGCTATTCAGGCCGTGCCGGTGCCGGTGATGGGCGGCGTGTCACTGCTGCTGTACGGGGTGATTGGCGCATCAGGTATCCGCGTGCTGATTGAATCGAAAGTGGATTACAACAAGGCGCAAAACCTGATCCTGACCTCGGTGATCCTGATTATCGGCGTCAGCGGGGCGAAGGTGCATATCGGTGCCGCCGAACTGAAAGGCATGGCGCTGGCGACGATCGTTGGCGTTGCGCTCAGCCTGATCTTCAAAGTCATCAGCCTGACCCGCAAGGATGAAGAGATTATTGACGTCGTGGACGAACGCAGCGACGTGAAGTAG
- the purM gene encoding phosphoribosylformylglycinamidine cyclo-ligase, which translates to MTDKTSLSYKDAGVDIDAGNALVDRIKGVVKKTRRPEVMGGLGGFGALCALPQKYREPVLVSGTDGVGTKLRLAMDLKRHDTIGIDLVAMCVNDLVVQGAEPLFFLDYYATGKLDVDTAASVITGIAEGCSQSGCALVGGETAEMPGMYHGEDYDVAGFCVGVVEKSEIIDGSKVTDGDVLIALGSSGPHSNGYSLVRKILEVSKTDPETTQLEGKSLSDHLLAPTRIYVKNILSLIEQVDVHAIAHLTGGGFWENIPRVLPDNTQAVLEESSWEWPAVFGWMQQAGNVSRHEMYRTFNCGVGMVIALSAAEADKAVQLMNDAGEKAWKIGTIKASDSEERVVINS; encoded by the coding sequence GTGACCGACAAAACCTCTCTCAGCTATAAAGACGCCGGCGTAGATATCGATGCTGGTAATGCTTTAGTCGACCGTATCAAAGGCGTAGTGAAAAAGACCCGCCGCCCTGAAGTGATGGGTGGACTGGGCGGTTTCGGTGCCCTTTGTGCGCTGCCGCAAAAATACCGTGAACCTGTACTGGTTTCCGGCACTGACGGCGTTGGCACCAAGCTGCGTCTGGCGATGGACCTGAAGCGCCACGATACGATCGGTATCGATCTGGTCGCCATGTGCGTTAACGATCTGGTGGTACAGGGCGCAGAGCCTCTGTTTTTCCTCGACTACTACGCCACCGGTAAACTGGATGTGGATACCGCAGCCAGCGTGATCACCGGCATCGCAGAAGGCTGTTCGCAGTCTGGCTGTGCGCTGGTCGGCGGCGAAACCGCTGAAATGCCGGGTATGTACCACGGTGAAGATTACGACGTGGCGGGCTTCTGCGTCGGCGTGGTCGAGAAATCTGAAATCATCGACGGCAGCAAAGTGACCGACGGTGACGTGCTGATCGCGCTGGGTTCCAGCGGCCCGCACTCAAACGGCTACTCGCTGGTGCGCAAAATTCTGGAAGTCAGCAAAACCGACCCGGAAACCACCCAGCTGGAAGGCAAATCCCTTTCCGACCACCTGCTGGCCCCTACCCGCATCTACGTGAAAAACATCCTCAGCCTGATTGAGCAGGTTGACGTGCACGCGATTGCCCACCTGACCGGCGGCGGCTTCTGGGAAAACATCCCGCGCGTTCTGCCGGACAACACCCAGGCCGTGCTTGAAGAGTCAAGCTGGGAATGGCCAGCGGTATTTGGCTGGATGCAGCAGGCAGGCAACGTCAGCCGTCACGAAATGTACCGCACCTTTAACTGTGGCGTGGGCATGGTGATTGCACTGAGCGCGGCAGAAGCGGATAAAGCCGTTCAGCTGATGAACGACGCGGGTGAAAAAGCCTGGAAAATTGGTACCATTAAAGCCTCCGATTCTGAAGAGCGTGTGGTCATCAATTCATGA
- a CDS encoding ABC transporter permease subunit, with the protein METRPGMIDNPIPVHDNARSRRFADRLTRRVVTACGVAILLVMLLLFFWLIWVVIPLFSAPGFEKAGEIKLDSPSHSVALGTDKAQRWGWRIDEDGRGQFIELEAQNATLPPPPSKSEQHPQPQSEQQLQLQPRTLLAGPVRAASSADNLTTLLLDNGGNMLLVRPDFSLPQKPHWTFPLGELPIASGDARVGQISVAQSAENRWVVALAENDGVSLWQLQPQQPAQNTRLAVSNVNQLLLSPDGALLFTLSGSQLRVWTLGEGAPALRDAVTLPRPAKTLALLSGGSSLLVADEQGISQWFDIASADGPHLRHIRAFDGARWQPLLFTEAHRRVFATLSPQGELKMYASKQQGAILTRQLSAGIQHAQFSPEGDGLLVEHDGGWQHFRLSNPWPDISWRSLWQKVWYENYPEPDYVWQSTSANDYYQGKYSLVPMVVGTLKAAALAMLFATPLALAAAMYTAWFMSPSLRRWVKPGIEMMGALPSVVIGLIAGLWLAPRLGDRLSGVILLPLMLAAVLLLCSWGRQKLPPRWRRRWLTEGREVVILLPLLLLTACFCLWFVPLVEQAIWGQVWAERLSSGYQQRNLLVAGVAMGFALVPLIFTLAEDAIFSVPASQGQGSLALGATQWQTLTRVVLPGASSGIFAALMIGFGRALGETMIVLMATGNTPVTDGGLLQGLRSLAANVAVEMPEAAAGSAHYRILFLSALVLLVFTLVVNTIAEMVRQRLRQRYSQQEVQG; encoded by the coding sequence ATGGAAACCAGACCAGGCATGATCGATAACCCAATCCCCGTACACGACAACGCCCGCAGCAGACGATTTGCCGATCGTCTGACCCGGCGCGTGGTGACCGCGTGCGGGGTAGCCATCCTGCTGGTGATGCTGTTGCTGTTTTTCTGGCTTATTTGGGTGGTGATACCGTTATTTTCGGCACCGGGCTTCGAAAAAGCGGGTGAGATCAAGCTGGATTCACCCAGCCATTCGGTGGCGCTGGGTACCGATAAGGCCCAGCGCTGGGGCTGGCGTATTGATGAAGACGGCCGCGGCCAGTTTATTGAGCTGGAGGCGCAAAATGCGACTCTGCCGCCGCCACCGTCAAAGTCGGAGCAGCACCCTCAACCGCAGTCTGAGCAGCAGCTTCAACTTCAGCCCCGGACGCTGCTGGCAGGGCCGGTCCGTGCTGCCTCCAGCGCGGATAACCTGACGACGCTCCTGCTGGATAACGGCGGCAATATGCTGCTTGTCCGCCCCGATTTCAGTCTTCCGCAGAAGCCGCACTGGACGTTTCCACTGGGTGAACTCCCCATTGCGTCCGGTGATGCGCGGGTAGGGCAAATCAGCGTGGCGCAGAGCGCAGAAAACCGCTGGGTGGTGGCGCTGGCAGAGAACGATGGCGTTTCTCTGTGGCAACTGCAGCCGCAGCAGCCGGCACAGAACACCCGTCTCGCGGTCAGCAACGTGAATCAGCTGCTGCTGTCGCCCGATGGCGCGCTGCTGTTCACGCTTTCCGGCTCGCAGCTGCGCGTCTGGACGCTGGGTGAGGGCGCGCCAGCGCTGCGCGATGCGGTTACGCTGCCCAGACCGGCAAAAACCCTGGCGCTGCTCAGCGGCGGCAGTTCTCTGCTGGTCGCCGATGAGCAGGGGATTTCGCAGTGGTTTGATATTGCCAGCGCCGACGGTCCCCATCTTCGGCACATCCGCGCCTTCGACGGCGCACGCTGGCAGCCGCTGCTGTTTACTGAGGCCCATCGCCGGGTCTTTGCCACCCTCAGCCCGCAGGGTGAACTGAAAATGTATGCCAGCAAGCAGCAGGGGGCAATTCTGACGCGCCAGCTGTCGGCGGGGATTCAGCACGCGCAGTTCTCACCGGAAGGTGACGGACTGCTGGTGGAGCACGACGGCGGCTGGCAGCACTTCCGCCTGAGCAACCCGTGGCCGGATATCAGCTGGCGCAGCCTGTGGCAAAAAGTCTGGTATGAAAACTATCCTGAGCCGGACTATGTCTGGCAGTCAACGTCCGCAAATGACTACTACCAGGGGAAATACAGCCTGGTGCCAATGGTGGTGGGGACGCTGAAAGCGGCCGCGCTGGCGATGCTGTTTGCCACTCCGCTGGCGCTGGCGGCGGCAATGTATACCGCGTGGTTTATGTCACCCAGCCTGCGTCGCTGGGTGAAACCCGGCATCGAAATGATGGGCGCGCTGCCCAGCGTGGTCATCGGGCTGATTGCCGGGCTGTGGCTGGCCCCCAGGCTTGGCGACAGGCTGTCGGGCGTTATCCTGCTGCCGCTGATGCTGGCTGCCGTGCTGCTGCTGTGCAGCTGGGGGCGGCAGAAACTGCCGCCGCGCTGGCGCAGACGCTGGCTGACAGAGGGCCGCGAGGTGGTGATCCTGCTGCCGCTGCTGCTGCTGACCGCCTGTTTCTGCCTGTGGTTTGTGCCGCTGGTCGAGCAGGCCATCTGGGGGCAGGTCTGGGCCGAACGCCTCAGCTCGGGCTATCAGCAGCGTAATCTGCTGGTGGCCGGGGTGGCGATGGGCTTTGCGCTGGTCCCCCTGATCTTCACGCTGGCGGAAGATGCGATCTTCAGCGTTCCCGCCTCGCAGGGGCAGGGATCGCTGGCGCTGGGTGCCACACAGTGGCAGACCCTGACCCGCGTGGTACTGCCCGGGGCATCGTCAGGCATTTTTGCCGCGCTGATGATCGGCTTTGGCCGGGCGCTGGGCGAGACCATGATTGTGCTGATGGCCACCGGCAATACCCCGGTCACCGATGGTGGCCTGCTGCAGGGCCTGCGTTCGCTGGCGGCGAATGTGGCCGTGGAGATGCCCGAAGCGGCGGCCGGCAGCGCGCACTACCGTATTCTGTTCCTTTCTGCCCTGGTGCTGCTGGTGTTCACCCTGGTGGTGAATACGATTGCTGAAATGGTCCGCCAGCGTCTGCGGCAGCGCTACAGCCAGCAGGAGGTGCAGGGATGA
- the upp gene encoding uracil phosphoribosyltransferase, which yields MKIVEVKHPLVKHKLGLMRENDVSTKRFRELASEVGSLLTYEATADLETETVTIEGWNGPVQIEQIKGKKITVVPILRAGLGMMEGVLEHVPSARISVVGVYRDEETLEPVPYFQKLVSNIEERMALVVDPMLATGGSMIATIDLLKKAGCSSIKVLVLVAAPEGIAALEKAHPDVELYTASVDQGLNDKGYIIPGLGDAGDKIFGTK from the coding sequence ATGAAGATCGTGGAAGTCAAACACCCGCTGGTCAAACATAAACTGGGTCTGATGCGTGAGAACGACGTAAGCACCAAGCGTTTTCGTGAGCTCGCGTCAGAAGTGGGAAGCCTGCTGACCTATGAAGCGACTGCCGATCTGGAAACTGAAACAGTGACCATCGAGGGCTGGAATGGCCCGGTGCAGATCGAACAGATCAAAGGTAAGAAGATTACCGTCGTGCCAATCCTGCGTGCCGGTCTGGGCATGATGGAAGGCGTACTGGAACACGTACCAAGCGCGCGCATCAGCGTGGTGGGCGTGTACCGCGACGAAGAAACCCTGGAGCCGGTACCGTATTTCCAGAAGCTGGTTTCCAATATTGAAGAGCGCATGGCGCTGGTGGTTGACCCGATGCTGGCCACCGGTGGCTCAATGATCGCCACTATCGACCTGCTGAAAAAAGCGGGCTGCAGCAGCATTAAGGTGCTGGTACTGGTTGCGGCCCCGGAAGGGATCGCCGCGCTGGAGAAAGCGCATCCGGATGTGGAACTGTACACCGCATCGGTGGATCAGGGGCTGAACGACAAGGGGTACATTATCCCTGGCCTCGGCGACGCCGGCGATAAGATTTTTGGTACTAAGTAA
- the pstA gene encoding phosphate ABC transporter permease PstA: protein MNAERNNHRWRWLTGGAVAVSLLVFMLLIALLGWQGLRYFWPQPVALFTVSTPSGEQQLLGEVAGQQQVSRQQLEASGQPLPPDLPENVTRYLIKTGNRDFAAPDFRTILSAEIVRRSTPGAAIVLQRLSGGNAYGWFDGLQEGGQMLMARDLNQTLQQRLVQARQHIAEAEKLRRVSMARVNTQLEALEKQRRKQIARQSFTPQAQSVYEADRAELQRQFARYASRLSALHIESNNTVLLLRDAAGATHRIPLGQIISAWQPNTLSLWQKWQHFGQQIWHFVSDSSGDGQRDGGVFPAIFGTILMVLLMSVVVMPLGVIAAIWLHEYAGRNMLTRLVRIAVVNLAGVPSIVYGVFGLGFFVWLMGGSIDRLFFAGSLPNPTFGTPGLLWASLTLALLTLPVVIVATEEGLSRIPPALRQGSLALGATQAETLWHVTLPLAVPAMLTGLILAVARAAGETAPLMLVGVVKMVPELPIDSLFPYLHLDRKFMHLGFQIYDLAFQSPNAEADRPLVFATALLLVLLILGLNLMAMILRHRLRERYRALMH, encoded by the coding sequence ATGAACGCGGAACGCAACAACCATCGCTGGCGCTGGCTGACCGGCGGTGCCGTCGCCGTCAGCCTGCTGGTGTTTATGCTGCTGATTGCCCTGCTGGGCTGGCAGGGGCTGCGCTATTTCTGGCCGCAGCCGGTGGCGCTGTTTACCGTCAGTACACCGTCGGGGGAGCAACAGCTGCTGGGGGAAGTGGCCGGGCAGCAGCAGGTATCGCGCCAGCAGCTGGAGGCCAGCGGCCAACCGTTGCCGCCTGACCTGCCGGAGAACGTCACCCGCTATCTGATCAAAACCGGCAATCGCGACTTCGCCGCGCCGGATTTCCGTACCATTTTGTCCGCGGAAATCGTCAGACGGTCAACGCCAGGCGCGGCCATTGTGCTGCAGCGCCTTAGCGGTGGTAATGCCTATGGCTGGTTTGATGGCCTGCAGGAAGGCGGCCAGATGCTGATGGCGCGTGACTTAAACCAAACCCTGCAGCAGCGGCTGGTGCAGGCACGTCAGCATATTGCCGAAGCGGAAAAACTCCGCCGGGTATCGATGGCGCGGGTGAATACCCAGCTGGAAGCGCTGGAAAAACAGCGCAGAAAACAGATTGCCCGCCAGAGTTTTACCCCCCAGGCGCAGTCGGTTTACGAGGCTGACCGGGCGGAGCTACAGCGGCAGTTTGCGCGCTACGCATCGCGCCTTTCAGCCCTGCATATTGAAAGCAACAACACGGTATTGCTGCTGCGCGATGCCGCCGGCGCGACCCACCGTATTCCGCTGGGGCAGATTATATCCGCCTGGCAGCCAAATACCCTCAGCCTGTGGCAGAAATGGCAGCACTTCGGCCAGCAAATCTGGCATTTTGTCAGCGACAGCAGCGGTGACGGCCAGCGCGACGGCGGGGTATTTCCGGCGATCTTCGGCACCATACTGATGGTGCTGCTGATGTCAGTGGTAGTGATGCCGCTGGGGGTCATTGCGGCAATCTGGCTGCACGAGTACGCGGGGCGCAACATGCTCACCCGGCTGGTGCGCATTGCCGTCGTCAATCTGGCGGGCGTGCCGTCAATCGTTTACGGCGTGTTTGGCCTCGGCTTCTTTGTCTGGCTGATGGGGGGAAGTATCGATCGGCTGTTCTTCGCCGGCTCACTGCCTAATCCCACCTTCGGTACGCCGGGGCTGCTGTGGGCCTCGCTGACGCTGGCGCTGCTGACGCTGCCGGTGGTGATTGTGGCCACTGAAGAAGGGCTTTCGCGTATTCCGCCCGCGCTGCGGCAGGGTTCGCTGGCGCTGGGCGCCACGCAGGCCGAAACGCTGTGGCATGTGACCCTGCCGCTGGCGGTTCCGGCGATGCTGACCGGGCTGATCCTGGCCGTGGCGCGTGCCGCCGGAGAAACCGCGCCGCTGATGCTGGTTGGAGTGGTGAAAATGGTGCCCGAACTGCCGATTGATTCTTTGTTCCCTTATCTGCATCTTGACCGTAAATTTATGCACCTCGGCTTTCAGATTTACGATCTGGCATTCCAGAGCCCGAACGCGGAGGCCGATCGTCCGCTGGTCTTTGCCACGGCGCTGCTGCTGGTTCTGCTGATCCTGGGATTAAACCTGATGGCAATGATACTGCGCCATCGTCTTCGCGAGCGCTACCGTGCGCTGATGCACTGA